A stretch of the Flavobacterium aquiphilum genome encodes the following:
- a CDS encoding ABC-F family ATP-binding cassette domain-containing protein, which translates to MITINDISVQFGGTTLFSDVSFAINENDKIALMGKNGAGKSTLLKIIAGESKPSTGGVSVPKEAVVAYLPQHLLTKDNATVMEEASKAFSEIFSMKAEIDDINEQLTVRTDYESDAYMKLIERVSDLSEKFYAIEEVNYEAEVEKILMGLGFVREDFTRQTSEFSGGWRMRIELAKILLRKPDLILLDEPTNHMDIESIQWLEDFLINSAKAVVVISHDRAFVDNITNRTIEVTMGRIYDYKAKYSHYLELRKDRRIHQQKAYDEQQKMIADNRAFIERFRGTFSKTDAVQSRVRMLEKLEIVQVDEVDTSALRLKFPPSARSGQYPVIVKEMSKSYGDHVVFKDANIVIERGQKVAFVGKNGEGKSTMIKAIMKEIGVDSGSVEIGHNSQIGYFAQNQASLLDENATIFETIDAIAVGDIRTQIKNILGAFMFQGDDITKKVKVLSGGEKTRLAMIKLLLEPVNLLILDEPSNHLDMKTKDIIKDALRDFDGTLILVSHDRDFLDGLATKVFEFGNKRVVEHFEDITGFLAHKKMDSMKEIEK; encoded by the coding sequence ATGATTACAATTAACGATATTTCGGTTCAATTTGGTGGTACAACTCTTTTTAGTGATGTTTCTTTTGCTATAAATGAAAATGATAAGATTGCCCTTATGGGGAAAAATGGTGCTGGTAAATCAACACTTTTGAAGATTATTGCGGGTGAAAGTAAGCCTTCTACGGGTGGTGTTTCTGTTCCGAAAGAAGCGGTTGTTGCTTATTTGCCTCAGCATTTGTTGACCAAAGACAATGCTACGGTGATGGAAGAGGCTTCGAAAGCTTTTAGCGAAATTTTTAGCATGAAAGCCGAAATTGATGATATAAATGAGCAATTGACTGTTCGTACCGATTACGAAAGTGATGCTTATATGAAATTAATCGAAAGAGTTTCGGACTTAAGCGAGAAATTTTATGCTATCGAAGAGGTGAATTATGAGGCTGAAGTTGAGAAAATATTGATGGGACTTGGATTTGTTCGTGAAGATTTTACGCGTCAAACATCTGAGTTTTCAGGAGGTTGGAGAATGCGAATTGAATTGGCTAAAATTCTTTTACGTAAACCCGATTTGATTTTGCTGGATGAGCCTACAAACCACATGGATATTGAAAGTATTCAGTGGTTGGAAGATTTCTTGATTAATTCAGCTAAAGCGGTTGTGGTAATTTCGCACGACAGGGCTTTTGTTGATAATATTACGAATCGTACGATTGAAGTAACGATGGGGCGTATTTATGATTACAAAGCTAAATACTCTCATTATTTGGAATTGAGAAAAGACCGTCGTATTCACCAGCAAAAAGCGTATGACGAGCAACAAAAAATGATTGCTGATAATCGTGCTTTTATTGAGCGTTTTAGAGGGACTTTTTCAAAAACAGATGCTGTTCAGTCACGTGTTAGAATGCTTGAAAAATTAGAAATAGTTCAAGTAGATGAGGTGGATACTTCTGCTTTGCGATTAAAATTTCCTCCGTCAGCGCGTTCAGGGCAATATCCTGTTATTGTGAAAGAAATGTCGAAATCCTATGGAGATCATGTGGTTTTTAAAGATGCCAATATTGTGATTGAAAGAGGGCAGAAGGTTGCTTTTGTCGGGAAAAATGGAGAAGGAAAATCAACAATGATCAAAGCTATTATGAAGGAAATTGGCGTTGATAGTGGTTCTGTCGAAATTGGACACAATTCTCAAATTGGTTATTTTGCGCAGAATCAGGCTTCATTGTTGGATGAGAATGCTACTATTTTTGAAACTATCGATGCAATTGCAGTAGGTGATATTAGAACTCAAATTAAAAATATTTTGGGAGCTTTCATGTTTCAGGGAGATGATATTACTAAGAAAGTTAAAGTGCTTTCCGGTGGAGAGAAAACACGTTTGGCTATGATTAAATTATTGCTTGAGCCTGTGAATTTACTTATTCTGGATGAGCCTTCAAATCATTTGGATATGAAAACCAAAGATATCATTAAGGATGCTTTGCGTGATTTTGACGGAACTTTAATTTTGGTTTCTCACGATCGTGATTTTCTTGACGGGCTGGCAACAAAAGTTTTTGAATTTGGAAACAAACGTGTTGTTGAGCATTTTGAAGATATTACCGGTTTCTTGGCTCACAAGAAAATGGATAGCATGAAAGAAATTGAAAAATAA
- a CDS encoding GNAT family N-acetyltransferase: MEATIKLEIKDNTFAQQFETKVESGIISVEYSIQEKKLFLTKINVPKDYNDEEFITNFLKNIMEIAIEKKARVVPIHPKIVVFFKKNPIYKELLPAGIRI; encoded by the coding sequence ATGGAAGCCACTATAAAATTAGAAATTAAAGACAATACTTTTGCACAACAATTCGAAACAAAAGTAGAATCCGGAATAATTTCTGTTGAATATTCGATTCAGGAAAAAAAATTATTCCTAACCAAGATCAACGTTCCCAAGGATTACAATGACGAAGAGTTTATTACCAATTTCCTAAAAAACATTATGGAAATCGCTATTGAGAAGAAAGCAAGAGTAGTTCCCATTCATCCAAAAATTGTTGTTTTCTTTAAAAAGAATCCAATCTACAAAGAATTACTTCCGGCAGGAATACGAATTTAA